In the genome of uncultured Pseudomonas sp., the window GTACTGCATCACCGCCTTGCGCGCACTGAACAGACCCTTGGAGTCGCTATAGCCTTGCGCTGTGGGCAAATTACGGATCACGTCCTGAAGGATCTCCTCCGGCGCTTCGAAACCGAACGGTGCCGGGTTGCCAATGTTCAGCTTGAGGATGCGATGGCCTTCCTCCTCCAAGCGTTTGGCGTGCTTGAGCACCGGCCCGCGGATGTCGTAGCAGACGTTGGCGAGCTTGTTCGATTTGCTGAACTGCATGTAAGTGATCCCGAATGGTGAAGCGCCGTTGAATTACCCTGCAAAAAAGCGGCGGATGACGCGCCTTGGCAGGTTGTAATGCCGGTGACAGACTGGGGGCGAATGATACGTGGCAGCCCGACCTTGGCAAAGGTACTGGTCGGGCTTTTTTGTGCTCAGCACATCCATGTGCTTGACCCCTTCGGGGCTTACGCGCAAAGAGCGCTCCCGGCGTTTTGTGGCGTGCCATCCATGGTCGTCACCTAGTGGGTCGTAGTTGTGCGCCGTTAAAAATCGCTTCTGGCGATTTTCTATTGAGGATTTTGTCTATGAACAAGTTAGAGAAGCCACTGGATGCCTGGCGTGAAGAGCTATCCGAGGAGCAGTTCCATGTGTGTCGCCTCGGTGGTACCGAGCGCGCTTTCACGGGGCAGTACCATGACAGCAAGGTGCCGGGTGTTTACCACTGCGCCTGCTGCCAGGCTGAGTTGTTCGACTCCGACGCCAAGTTTGACTCCGGCAGTGGCTGGCCCAGCTATTTTCAGCCGGTCAGCAGTGAAGCCATCACCAGTCTGGATGATTTCAATCACGGCATGCACCGCATCGAGGTCAAGTGCGCCCAGTGTGACGCCCACCTTGGCCATGTGTTTCCAGATGGCCCGGCACCGACAGGGCTGCGCTACTGCATCAACTCGGCATCGCTCAAGCTGGTCGCTAAAGCCGGCGAGTGACCCGTGTGGCCAGGTGATGACGCTGTGAGCGATTATCAGGGTTGTTTATTAGCGACCAATTAGATTGCGCGCAATTTGATTGGTCGCTATCTTGCGTGCATTGCCACTCACCAGGATGAGCCACCATGAGCAACACCCTTTTTGATATTCCCGTTACCACTATTAAAGGCGAGCAGAAGACCCTGGCCGATTTCGGCGGCAAGGCCGTGCTGGTCGTCAATACCGCCAGCAAGTGTGGCTTTACCCCGCAGTACAAGGGGTTGGAAAACGTCTGGCAGCAGTACAAGGATCAGGGGCTGGTGGTGCTTGGCTTTCCCTGCAACCAGTTTGGCAAGCAGGAGCCGGGCAATGACGGCGCAATTTCTGAGTTCTGCGAGCTGAACTTTGGCGTGAGCTTCCCGCTGTTCAAGAAGGTCGACGTCAATGGCAGTGATGCCCACCCACTGTTCGTCAAGCTGAAGCAGCGCGCGCCGGGTCTGCTCGGTAGTCAGGGCATAAAATGGAACTTCACCAAGTTTCTGCTGAGTGCCGATGGCCAGGTGATCAAGCGCTTCGCCCCGACCACCAAGCCTGAAGACCTGACTGCCGAGATCGAAGCGCTGCTGAAATGACCTCACTCAGTCTGCAAGTGGAGGAAGGGCTGCAGTTGGACAACCAGCTGTGCTTCAAGCTTTACGCGGCCTCACGTGCGGTGATTCGCGCGTATAAACCGATGCTCGAGCAGCTTGGTCTGACCTATCCGCAGTATCTGGCCATGCTGGTGCTGTGGGAATGGCAGCAACAGCCGCCCGCGCAGCCAACGGTGAAGGCGCTGGGCGAGCGTTTGCTGCTGGATTCGGGCACGCTGACACCGTTGCTCAAACGCCTGGAGCAGCAAGGCTTGTTGCTACGTAAGCGCTCGGCCAAGGATGAGCGTGAGGTGCATTTGGCCTTAACGCCAGCCGGCTGCGACTTGCGAGATCAGGTGTTGCCACTGAAAAACCAGCTGCTTTGTGAGCGCGGTGTTGATCTGGATGCGGTCGCCACATTGCGCAGCCAGGTAGGCGTGCTGCTTGATCAGTTTGCCGCGCTTAACCACTGATCGAGCAGGGCTGCCAGCTCATCCTTGCGGAAGGGTTTGGCCAGGTAGTCATCCATGCCTGCCGCGCGGCAACGTTCGCGCTCATCGGACAAGGCGTTGGCCGTCAGGGCGATGATTGGCAGTTCGGCGAACTCGGTTTTCTGGCGAATCCTGCGGGTGGTTTCATAGCCATCCATGACCGGCATGTTGCAGTCCATCAGGATCAACTCGACCGCCTGGGTTTCCAGCAGGCTCAGGGCTTCCGCGCCGTGATTGGCCAGTAGCACCTCGCAGCCCAGTTTCCCCAGCATACCTTTGGCCACCAACTGATTGACCGGGTTGTCTTCGACTAGCAGTACGCGGGCCTGGCGGCTGCGTTGTGGCTCGCTGTGCTGTTCGGCGGCATGCGCTTCGCCTTGACCAAGGTGGCGCCGCAAGGCCTGGAGCAGGGTCTGGCGCGACAAGGGGCGAGCCAGTTGCTCGATAGGCGAGAGTTCTTCCACCTGTTCGCCGCTGAGAAAATCGCCATAGGCGCTGACCAGCAGAATCGGCAGGTTGGAGAGTGCGCGCAGTTCATTCAAGCGCTGCGGGCAGTCACTGATCAACAGATCGGCATCAACCGTGGTCAGCCTCACGTCGGCGTCGAGGCGCTGATATTCCAGGCCCCAGCTGGGCAGCAGGTTGGCCAGCTGTTCGCTAAGCCCTGAGCTGGCGGGGCTAAGCCCGAGAATGCGTCCGCGCAGTTGCGGTGGTTGTGCTACAGCGCCCTTGCTGGGCAGCGGCAGGTCGACGCAGAACGTACTGCCAAAGCCTTCGCGCGTGTCGAGGCTGAGGTGGCCATGCATGGCTTCGCAGAGCCGTCGCGTCAGGGCCAGGCCCAGGCCGGTACCGCCAAATTGACGGGTAATACCAGCGCCTGCCTGGGCAAAGGGGTGGAAGATTCGTGCCTGGGCGTCTTCGGCGATACCGATGCCAGTGTCACGCACAATGATCCTGACGCCATCAGCCTGTGCGCGGAGGTTAATGTCGACGCGACCGAAGCGGGTGAACTTCAGCGCGTTGGACAGCAGATTGCTGACAATCTGCCTGACCCGGGTCGGGTCGCCGAGTAGCTGGTTGGGCAGCAGTGGGTCGATCAGGCAGGTCAGCTCGACACCGGGTGCAGCGTTCTGCGAAAGCAGGTTGGCGGTTTCTTCGACCAGGCTGCCGAGGTCAAAAGGGATGTGCTCCAGCTCCAGCTGGCCGGCCTCGAACTTGGACAGGTCGAGAATGTCGTTGAGCAGCTCGACCAGCACCTTGCCTGAGTCGTGGGCAATCGACAGCTGCTGGCGTTGCTGGTTGTTCAGTGGTCCGTCCAAAGACAGCGCAAGCATGCCCAGCAGGCCGTTGAGTGGGGTGCGAATTTCGTGGCTCATATTGGCCAGGAAGGCCGAGCGCGCGTGGGCCATGTCCAGTGCCGTGCGCTTGGCGGTTTCGAGCTCGCTATTGGAGTCGAGCAGGCGGCTGTTGGCTGCTTCCAGCTGCTCAGTGCGCGCCGAGACCATGTCTTCCAGCTCGGCCAGGTAGCGGGTCAGGCGGGCTTCTGCGTGTTGGCGTTGTTCGATTTCGCTGGCGATGCTGGCCAGCTGGCGGTTGGTCACGTTGACCAGCACCCCGATTTCATCGCGCTCGTGGCCGGGCGGGTAGGGCAGTTTGCTGTGGTTGGAGCTGCGTAGGTCGCGCTCGCTGAGGGCGCGGATAAAGCCAGTCAGCGGCTTGGTCAGCATGAAATAGAACATCACCAGGAGAATCAGTGACAGCAGCAGGCTGCGGGCGAAGCCGGTGACCAGGGTCAGCAGTGAGCGGCGCAGGAAGTGGCTGCCAAATGCATAGGTGTCCACCTCAAGGCTCAGTTTGCCCAGTGCCTCGGCGGGCGAGTGGCTGACGAATAGGGCGGTTTCGAAGTGCCGGCGCGGGCCGAACAT includes:
- a CDS encoding MarR family transcriptional regulator; the encoded protein is MTSLSLQVEEGLQLDNQLCFKLYAASRAVIRAYKPMLEQLGLTYPQYLAMLVLWEWQQQPPAQPTVKALGERLLLDSGTLTPLLKRLEQQGLLLRKRSAKDEREVHLALTPAGCDLRDQVLPLKNQLLCERGVDLDAVATLRSQVGVLLDQFAALNH
- a CDS encoding response regulator produces the protein MDIALTQRLSFKQAGLTVLVAFILGTALSLLQVGIDYASEDASIDREINALMEISHNPAARIAYNIDAELAQELVLGLLRSPAVLSAQIIDNNQLTLASVSRPAMQSRYRVLSDFMFGPRRHFETALFVSHSPAEALGKLSLEVDTYAFGSHFLRRSLLTLVTGFARSLLLSLILLVMFYFMLTKPLTGFIRALSERDLRSSNHSKLPYPPGHERDEIGVLVNVTNRQLASIASEIEQRQHAEARLTRYLAELEDMVSARTEQLEAANSRLLDSNSELETAKRTALDMAHARSAFLANMSHEIRTPLNGLLGMLALSLDGPLNNQQRQQLSIAHDSGKVLVELLNDILDLSKFEAGQLELEHIPFDLGSLVEETANLLSQNAAPGVELTCLIDPLLPNQLLGDPTRVRQIVSNLLSNALKFTRFGRVDINLRAQADGVRIIVRDTGIGIAEDAQARIFHPFAQAGAGITRQFGGTGLGLALTRRLCEAMHGHLSLDTREGFGSTFCVDLPLPSKGAVAQPPQLRGRILGLSPASSGLSEQLANLLPSWGLEYQRLDADVRLTTVDADLLISDCPQRLNELRALSNLPILLVSAYGDFLSGEQVEELSPIEQLARPLSRQTLLQALRRHLGQGEAHAAEQHSEPQRSRQARVLLVEDNPVNQLVAKGMLGKLGCEVLLANHGAEALSLLETQAVELILMDCNMPVMDGYETTRRIRQKTEFAELPIIALTANALSDERERCRAAGMDDYLAKPFRKDELAALLDQWLSAAN
- the msrB gene encoding peptide-methionine (R)-S-oxide reductase MsrB, which codes for MNKLEKPLDAWREELSEEQFHVCRLGGTERAFTGQYHDSKVPGVYHCACCQAELFDSDAKFDSGSGWPSYFQPVSSEAITSLDDFNHGMHRIEVKCAQCDAHLGHVFPDGPAPTGLRYCINSASLKLVAKAGE
- a CDS encoding glutathione peroxidase, encoding MSNTLFDIPVTTIKGEQKTLADFGGKAVLVVNTASKCGFTPQYKGLENVWQQYKDQGLVVLGFPCNQFGKQEPGNDGAISEFCELNFGVSFPLFKKVDVNGSDAHPLFVKLKQRAPGLLGSQGIKWNFTKFLLSADGQVIKRFAPTTKPEDLTAEIEALLK